In the Topomyia yanbarensis strain Yona2022 chromosome 3, ASM3024719v1, whole genome shotgun sequence genome, one interval contains:
- the LOC131689479 gene encoding uncharacterized protein LOC131689479 yields the protein MAQLVDKSLGESKTKKKAKKNLLSRELAEEKARNALLLDELEKSRMQNAELLAGLNVSSAANINPVDNAAIDFDYGNRLCSTQHVPTPPSLDESRFLSSMNQLSVASINVPECKPIDDDDDIHRQSFESWKDLLIDCMKLAGIDDEFTKFTVFKVKAGARLLELFRNTKSQADDPDPDIKPFSNAMHRLKSYFGSGSDVMLMRRKLALMSQKPIESDLTFITRVGSTARLCEFDETKEFEEIVATVAEHARNRDVRTAALKMLSRKGCFTDLVDKVREIEAIRLNEEFVMRKHGKNEQTQVAYVTDSRQVNRRRFPEPYEMRRHNYRSAPMSRDRRSPQGRWVNRNSGSIRPSRAMKCWRCNSVFHTADVCNARDKTCNNCGRMGHIRRACRAQESIPTPKRTSDDQLESIPKIAAIEKEETNHEVEENVSEVLIN from the exons ATGGCGCAGTTGGTCG ATAAGTCGTTGGGGGAAAGCAAGACTAAGAAAAAAGCTAAGAAGAATTTGTTGTCTAGAGAACTAGCAGAAGAAAAGGCTAGGAATGCATTGCTCTTGGACGAATTGGAAAAGAGTCGTATGCAAAACGCGGAACTTCTCGCAGGATTAAATGTCTCATCGGCGGCAAATATCAATCCTGTTGATAACGCCGCAATTGATTTTGATTATGGAAATAGACTCTGCAGTACACAGCACGTACCCACCCCACCGAGTTTGGATGagtcacgatttttgtcatCCATGAACCAGCTTTCCGTTGCATCCATCAACGTACCGGAATGCAAACctattgatgatgatgatgatatacATAGACAGTCATTCGAGTCATGGAAGGATTTGCTTATCGATTGCATGAAGTTGGCGGGAATAGATGACGAGTTTACGAAATTTACGGTGTTTAAAGTGAAAGCCGGGGCTCGCCTGCTAGAGTTATTCCGGAACACAAAATCACAAGCAGATGATCCGGACCCGGACATCAAACCCTTTTCAAATGCTATGCACAGGCTCAAATCCTACTTCGGATCAGGCTCCGATGTAATGTTGATGAGACGCAAACTAGCACTAATGAGTCAGAAGCCAATTGAGTCTGACCTGACGTTTATCACTAGAGTTGGTTCTACTGCTCGCCTTTGTGAGTTTGACGAAACGAAGGAATTCGAAGAAATAGTTGCCACGGTTGCCGAACACGCTAGAAACAGGGATGTAAGAACAGCGGCATTAAAAATGCTCAGCCGCAAGGGATGCTTTACAGATCTCGTAGATAAAGTACGTGAAATCGAAGCTATAAGGCTGAATGAAGAATTTGTTATGAGAaaacatggcaaaaatgaacAAACACAAGTCGCGTATGTCACTGATTCAAGGCAAGTGAACCGCCGACGATTTCCAGAACCGTATGAAATGCGCAGACACAATTATCGCAGTGCTCCAATGTCAAGAGATCGACGGTCTCCGCAAGGCAGATGGGTTAACAGGAACTCGGGGTCTATCCGTCCTTCCCGCGCTATGAAATGTTGGCGATGTAATAGCGTGTTCCACACAGCAGACGTTTGTAACGCCAGGGACAAAACGTGCAACAACTGCGGTCGAATGGGACATATCCGACGTGCATGCCGCGCTCAGGAATCAATTCCGACACCAAAACGTACATCAGATGACCAACTGGAATCTATTCCGAAGATAGCTGCTATCGAGAAGGAAGAAACCAATCACGAAGTTGAGGAAAATGTGAGTGAAGTACTTATTAATTAA